The Methanobrevibacter sp. TMH8 sequence TAAAAAATTAAGACAATTAAATACTGGTAGCATAAAAATGACAAAACCCATTTTAGCTCAAGCTTTAGGAGAATATGTTGAATTTGAAAGATTAGATGACAAATTTATTGAACTTATCAATAAGTTGAGAGAATAAAATGCCGTATTTAAAAATCAAAAATTATTTTGTTAAATTTTTTTATAAGTATATCTATTTTTAATATTGGCATGAAAATAACTGCCATGAGAACTAGCAGCCATTAATCCATTATATTCACTTTCAGGAACATCATAGTATTGGTATGTTCCTCCACTATGGAATTCAATTTCCAATGTTTTTGTTGCAGAATCATAGCCAATAGAATTTATATTACTTGAAACAACATTATCTCTATTCATTTTTTCACCTCCATATTTTTTAAATAAATAATAATTAAGAATTAAATCTTATTTTAAAAATCAAAATTGTTTTAATTATATAATAATACTTTTTATTAATATTTAAAATTTATCTTAATTTGGTATAATAAATTACATATCTCATTTATTTCTTTTTCAATAGGATTGTATTTTTGTTTAATATTTTCTTTTTCATAAGTTCTACTATTATAATATTCTTTGAATCCTTTCATTATGTGTATATTAGAATTTTTTCTATATGTTTTTAGATAAGTAAGTGTATTTTCTACTAAATAATAATATTCTTCTTTAGTAGCTGATTTTTTATCATAATCTAATTGATATTCAAAATCAGGTTCTCCTTTAATTTTATTTTCAATTAAACAAAATAAAAAATAATTCAAATAATATTTACTGTAACTATCATAACTATAATTTGGATCGATTAAATCCCCTATCACTCCATTTAAATCTCCAAAAATCAAGAGACGCATTAAATCAGTAAAAGAATAATCATTAGGCAATTTTTTAATGTAATTAATCCATTTTTTATTATTTTCTTTTTCATTGTCTAAATATAGAATATAAGCTCCTATCTTAAAAAATAAATTATGGATCTCGATATTTGAGATATAGTTCATTATTTCTTTTTTTTTATTTTCTTTAAAATCTTTTTCGATAAATAAATTATCACTATATATACTTTCAGATATATTTTTTTGAAAATTTAAATAATTGATGAATGAAAAAGTATTCATTTCATATTTTTTATATAATTCTTCGGGATTTAGTAAAATTTTTTTATTTTCAGGTCCTAAAATTTGTTTTATTGAAAAACTAAATAGTTTTAAATCTCTATTTATTACTATTAATATCATTATATTAAAGAAAATTTCATTTAAATTTTCTAAATTTAATTCAATTTTTTCTATTTTAATAAAATTTTTATATAATTCTAAAAAAATATGCATTATATTATATCATAGTTCATGTTTTATTTTTAATGTAATTTTCAAAAAATTTATGTAAGAGTGAAAATAAAATTTTTTCTTAATTTCTATATTATTTTGACTATAAATATTAGAATTTTTCTTAAAGACAATTTTCAAAGTATCTTCATAATTTAAAAGAGAAATAAGTTCTCTCATTTTTTCAATAATCAACTCACAAATATCAATAATTTCTAGTTGTAGTGATTTTTTATAAATTTGATAGTATGTTTCTATTGTGTTTTCTAAAACTATTTGTGTAATTTTTATTTTATCTTCTTTTAAAATTTGATATTTTTTCAAAAAAATTTTATTTTTAAATGAGTAACAATTTTTTAGATGGCCAATTTTTGCAATAAAGTTGTATAATAGATCAATGTTATAGTTCACAACATAATATTCTTCATTTAATACACTTTTGATAGTTATATCTTGAATTATTCTATATTTGTCTTTAAAATAAGATTCTTTTTGAATTTCATTTTTAATAAGTTTATTAAGATTCATTACTTTTTTAGAATATTCCGTCTTACTTGTATAAATGATCATTTTTTCAGTATGAAATAGTAAAAGAATTAATATAATTAAAAATAATAAAACTATCACAAAGAATAATAATTTGTTATAATATCCAGTTGAAAATATATAAATAAAACATGCAGAAATAATAAATAATGAAATTCCTGTTGAGAAATTCAAGATCATATCATCTTTATATTCATCTAAAATTTTAGGAGAACTCATTTCGGAGGCTTTTTGAACTATAAATTGAGATAATGTGAAAAAAATTGCTAAAATAGTTATAGTAGATGCTAAAATTACCAATATTATCTCTTTAGGTTTAATAAGATCTTCAAAATTAGGAACATTAATCAAAGAAGTTTTATATAAAATAAATATTATGCTTAAAGCTATCAATATTAGAAGAGTAATATTTATTTTTTTAGATAGTTTCATAATTATTTTTTAGTTTATATATAATAATATATTTTTCTCATTAAATTTAGATTAAATTAATTATATATTCACTTTATTCAGTAATTAGTTAACTGCACCGATTTTTATATTTATAAAATTATTTTTATTATTGCATATAATTTAATTTGTATGTTATAATATATAGTTTTGAATAATTTGGAGTAATTTTATTATTTTTCTATAAAATTTAAATCTTGAGATTATATAGAAAAAAATATAAGTTAAACAAAATAGACAGAAAACATATTTTAAATTAGAATATTTAAATATAATAAAATATACTTATTATTTTATTATTCAAATTAAATTAAAAATAGTTTAAATTTCTTAAATGTGATTTTATGAAGAAAGAAACAATTAATAAAATCATTAAATTCAGAGATGATAGAAAGTGGAAACAATTTCATAGTCCTGAAAATTTAGCTAAATCAATATCTATTGAAGCTGCAGAATTATTAGAATGTTTTCAATGGGATGATGAATATAATAAATCTGATGTTCTTGAAGAATTAGCTGATGTACTTATTTATTCAATTTCAATGGCAGACACATTAGGTGTGGATATTGATGAGATCATCAATAATAAAATCAAGCTAAATGCTCAAAAATATCCTATTGATGAATCTAAATGAAGTTCTAAAAAATATAATAAATTATGAAAAGGTCTTAACATGATTATCTATGACTCAACTAAAGAAGGCTTTATGAAAGATGTAGAATCTGGGGAAATTGCAGATAGAATTTCAGATAGATGTCAAACACGTTTTGGAAAACCAAGTCCTTCTGAATATAGATCTTGGGAAAATTCAATGGAATATATGTATAAAGTATTGAACTATAATGAACTTCCAAATAATACTGGAGTAGCTATTGAATATAATATTCCTTTAATATTATTATCTGGACGAAATTATCCTTAAAATATAAGTATTTTCCCAATATGTCATGACATTTGCGTTTTTGTTCCATGATAAAGATATCTATGTATTATCAAGACCTATATTTAATTAATAAAAATTAATTTCATTAGAAAATTCTCGTAAAAGTAGGAACAAGATGCAATGATAAACTTAAACAACAAAGAAATCATCTTATTATTATATAAAATAAAGGAATATGAGAAATATTTTGAAAAGTACTTTTATAAGTTACTTAAAACTTCAATACTTTTATGCAAAAAGAAGCCAAGAAATAACTACTTTAAAATTAAATGATAATCATATTTCATGAATAATGAAATAACTTTTCACATAGTTAAGAAAAAACATGATACAAAACTCAAAATAAAATGATAAAAGATATAAAAAACGTTAAAAACTAATAAAAGATAAAAAATTAGTCGATGATGATTATTTCCTTATTAAAGATTCTAATGAATAAAATTTTAAACAAAACAACATGACCTATTTAGAAAGAAACAACGAAAAATTAATAAAAAAATAACCAATGAAATAATATCAGTTTTGAATACACATAATTTTAGAAGACTTAAAGTTCAGCGTTTATATTTATCATGAAAATGATATTGAAATAATCCAAAAACTTTATTATCTTAAATAAGTAAACCAAATTTAGAACATTTACAATATATGAGATAAAATTAAATAAAATGTTGCTGAAAGATAAATAATTTTGAAAAAAGGTATTATTTGGTAAAGACAAATTTGAAGCTGGAAAAATCATTAAGATATTTTATGAATAATATTCCTGCATAAATTATTAAATCATATTGATTAATGGCGTCTTTTCTACTCTTGATAATTTATTGACTAAATTTTTAATATTTTGAGATTTTTTTAGATAGTTTTTTATTACTTCTCATATGCTATGAATATTAAGATATCATATAAAATACTAATTATTATTAAAAATAATAATATTATCAAATGTAAATTTTTAGTTAATGTTTAAATGGTAGTAATTATAAAGTATTATTAGATTATTAGCTTAAAATTATTTGGAGGATTAAAGGGATATTATGTTGAGCCAAACGCAAACTAAATTACGAATAAATAAAAATGATATCATATCTCCAATTGATGTAAATAGTAATATTAAAATTACTAATTTTGAAAGTGAAAGGCATGATTTTAATTATAATGCTGATGTTTCACAAAATCGATTTTATATACATAATAGGCGATATTTAGGTAGCAAATATAAATTATTGAATTTTATTCATTGGGTTACTTTTAATATTCCTTCAAAAATTGAAACAGTTGCTGATATTTTTGCAGGCACGGGAATAATAGCAGATTATTTTAACAATGATAATAAAAAAATAATTGTTAATGATATTTTAAAATCAAATTATATAGTTTATAATACATTTTTTTCTAATGATTATTTTGATTTGGATAAAATAAAAAATTTTATAAATGATTTTAATAATATGGAGATAGAAGAAACAAATTATTTTTCAGAAAATTTTGGAAACTCTTTTTTTACTGAAAAAAATGCCATGAAAATAGGGAATATTAGGGAGCAAATAGAGGAATTAGATGATTTGAATTTTAGAGAAAAATGTATATTAATAACAAGTTTACTATATGCAACAGATAAGGTAGCTAATACTTGTGGACATTATGATGCTTATAGAAGATCACTTGATATGGATAAAGATGTAAAATTAATGTTTCCTTGTATAAAAAAAAATAATAAGAGCAATGAAATATATAACATGGATTCAAATGAGTTAGTAAAATCAATTAGTGCAGATTTAGTTTATATAGATCCTCCTTATAATTCTAGACAATATGGTGATACATACCACCTATTGGAAAATTTAGCTGATTGGAAAAAACCAGAAGTTGTGGGTATAGCTAAAAAAATGAAAGATAGGTCAAAAACTAAAAGTAAATATTGTACAGTTAAAGCAGTTTCTGCATTTGAAGAATTAATTAAAAAAATTGATTCTAAATATATATTAGTTTCATATAGTAATATGGCTCAAAAAGGCGTTGGAAGATCTAATGCTAAAATAAGTTATAATGAACTTTTAGAGATATTACAAACTAAAGGAGATGTTGAAATTTTTGCTTGTAATTATAAAGCGTATACCACTGGTAAAAGTGATATATCTGACCATAAAGAATTATTATATCTTTGTAATGTATACTAATGATGGATATGAATCTAATTAAGTCTTGTATTAATTATACTGGTGGAAAATATAAATTATTAAATCAAATATTACCTCTTTTTCCTAAAAATATTAATAAATTCATTGATTTATTTTGTGGAGGATGTAATGTATCTTTAAATGTTAATGCAAATCAAATTTATTGTAATGACATAGAAAAAGAAATTATAAATTTATTTCAATTTATTAAAGATACTGAGATTAATACTATTTTAGATAAAATAAATGATATCATTGAGTATTATGAATTATCCAACACATTTTTAAATGGATATAATTTTTATAAATGTGATTCAAATTATGGACTTAGTAAATACAATAAAAATAATTATATCAAACTAAGAGATGATTTTAATAAGAAAAATTTTTTAAAAAGCTCAGACAGGTCTTTATATTTTTTTATATTGGTCACTTATTCTTTCAACAATCAAATTAGATTTAATAAGAAAAACTATTTTAATGTCCCTGTTGGCAAAAGAGATTTTAATAAAAATTCTAAGAATAATTTAATTAAATTCGCTTCTTGTATTAAAGAAAAAAATTTTAATTTTAAAAGTTCTGATTTTAAAAAGTTTAATTTAAATGATATTGGTGAAAATGATTTTTTATATTTAGATCCTCCTTATTTAATTACATTAGCTTCATATAATGAGCAAGATGGTTGGTTAAAAAAGAATGAAAAAGATTTATTAGATTTATTAGATTGGATTGATTCTAATAACATACGATTCGCGCTTTCAAATGTTTTAGAAAGTAAAGGAAAAACTAATGAACTTTTAATTGATTGGTCTAAAAATTACAATGTTAATTATTTAAATCACAACTATTCTAATTCAAATTATCAAATAAAAAAAAATAACAAAACAGTAGAAGTTTTAATATGCAATTATTAGGAAGATAATATGGTAAAAGTATGGAGTTTTAATACAACTGTTCGAAATCCAGTTAGAATTATAAATAATCTAAAAGCTATTGAAGAATTTGAAGGATTAGAATATAATCATGAAAATCAAGCTAAATACTTTTGGACATTAATTAAAAATAAATATTATAAACCAACAACCACTCCAGAGAATCTTATAATGGAATATGAATTTGATGGACTATTTGAAGATGATGA is a genomic window containing:
- a CDS encoding KTSC domain-containing protein, with amino-acid sequence MNRDNVVSSNINSIGYDSATKTLEIEFHSGGTYQYYDVPESEYNGLMAASSHGSYFHANIKNRYTYKKI
- a CDS encoding nucleotide pyrophosphohydrolase, whose product is MKKETINKIIKFRDDRKWKQFHSPENLAKSISIEAAELLECFQWDDEYNKSDVLEELADVLIYSISMADTLGVDIDEIINNKIKLNAQKYPIDESK
- a CDS encoding DNA adenine methylase produces the protein MLSQTQTKLRINKNDIISPIDVNSNIKITNFESERHDFNYNADVSQNRFYIHNRRYLGSKYKLLNFIHWVTFNIPSKIETVADIFAGTGIIADYFNNDNKKIIVNDILKSNYIVYNTFFSNDYFDLDKIKNFINDFNNMEIEETNYFSENFGNSFFTEKNAMKIGNIREQIEELDDLNFREKCILITSLLYATDKVANTCGHYDAYRRSLDMDKDVKLMFPCIKKNNKSNEIYNMDSNELVKSISADLVYIDPPYNSRQYGDTYHLLENLADWKKPEVVGIAKKMKDRSKTKSKYCTVKAVSAFEELIKKIDSKYILVSYSNMAQKGVGRSNAKISYNELLEILQTKGDVEIFACNYKAYTTGKSDISDHKELLYLCNVY
- a CDS encoding Dam family site-specific DNA-(adenine-N6)-methyltransferase, which gives rise to MNLIKSCINYTGGKYKLLNQILPLFPKNINKFIDLFCGGCNVSLNVNANQIYCNDIEKEIINLFQFIKDTEINTILDKINDIIEYYELSNTFLNGYNFYKCDSNYGLSKYNKNNYIKLRDDFNKKNFLKSSDRSLYFFILVTYSFNNQIRFNKKNYFNVPVGKRDFNKNSKNNLIKFASCIKEKNFNFKSSDFKKFNLNDIGENDFLYLDPPYLITLASYNEQDGWLKKNEKDLLDLLDWIDSNNIRFALSNVLESKGKTNELLIDWSKNYNVNYLNHNYSNSNYQIKKNNKTVEVLICNY